A genomic stretch from Microbacterium proteolyticum includes:
- a CDS encoding FAD-dependent oxidoreductase — MSVLTALPDASSRLAALERDAAHQAALSAGDGRSWVAARDGVRPVVIVGAGQAGLVLARGLRRRGIDDVVVLDASPADATGPWTTYARMHTLRTPKDIAWPTWGTPAVSPRAWFEAVYGTEAWERIEYFPTTAWQGFLQWYRQVSDITVVPSTRVTRMLTTTADGPIELHLDGPDGQWLLPAHHVVLATGIEGAGGRHLPALLDGLPAERVHHTHDDIDFDSLADLRIGILGAGTGAFDNAATALEHGAASVDVHMRRPAMPQVSPYRWMEFAGLIENYGSFADAQKWAFNVHLSAVDQPATQNALWRAHAFDGFRFLTSSPWERVEWTGTDIAVTTPHGIHRYDVVFAATGIVADLARRPELAAVAPDAVLWSDRLTPEAVAQNPGLAAFPYLDDDFGLVSRSAPERSALSRIHMFNHGARISQGMLGHQIPGLVGGATKLAAALSRRLFERDSDALLAEYLAYDVPVGVHIGRRAAAPLPVT; from the coding sequence GTGAGCGTGCTCACCGCCCTTCCCGACGCCTCGTCGCGTCTCGCCGCCCTCGAGCGCGACGCGGCGCACCAGGCCGCCCTCAGCGCGGGCGACGGGCGCTCGTGGGTCGCCGCACGAGACGGCGTGCGGCCGGTCGTGATCGTCGGCGCGGGGCAGGCGGGGCTCGTCCTCGCCCGCGGGCTGCGGCGGCGGGGCATCGACGACGTCGTCGTGCTCGACGCCTCCCCCGCCGACGCCACCGGACCGTGGACCACCTACGCCCGCATGCACACGCTCCGCACACCGAAAGACATCGCCTGGCCCACCTGGGGCACCCCCGCCGTAAGCCCCCGGGCCTGGTTCGAGGCGGTGTACGGCACCGAGGCGTGGGAGCGGATCGAGTACTTCCCGACCACCGCGTGGCAGGGCTTCCTGCAGTGGTACCGGCAGGTGTCCGACATCACCGTCGTCCCGTCGACCCGTGTGACGCGGATGCTGACCACCACGGCAGACGGCCCGATCGAACTGCACCTCGACGGGCCCGACGGGCAGTGGCTGCTGCCCGCGCACCACGTGGTGCTGGCCACCGGCATCGAAGGGGCCGGAGGTCGCCACCTCCCCGCCCTCCTCGACGGTCTCCCCGCCGAACGGGTGCACCACACGCACGACGACATCGACTTCGACTCTCTCGCGGACCTGCGGATCGGCATCCTCGGCGCGGGGACGGGCGCTTTCGACAACGCCGCGACAGCCCTCGAACACGGCGCGGCGAGCGTCGACGTGCACATGCGCCGCCCCGCGATGCCGCAGGTGAGCCCCTACCGGTGGATGGAGTTCGCCGGCCTCATCGAGAACTACGGCTCCTTCGCCGACGCGCAGAAGTGGGCGTTCAACGTGCACCTGTCGGCGGTCGACCAGCCCGCGACGCAGAATGCCCTGTGGCGCGCGCACGCCTTCGACGGCTTCCGCTTCCTCACGTCGTCTCCGTGGGAGCGCGTCGAGTGGACGGGCACCGACATCGCGGTCACCACGCCGCACGGCATCCATCGTTACGACGTGGTGTTCGCGGCGACGGGGATCGTCGCCGATCTCGCGCGCCGACCCGAGCTCGCCGCGGTGGCACCGGATGCCGTGCTGTGGAGCGACCGGCTGACGCCCGAGGCCGTCGCACAGAACCCCGGTCTGGCCGCCTTCCCCTATCTCGACGACGACTTCGGTCTGGTCAGCCGGAGCGCGCCCGAGCGATCGGCACTGTCGCGCATCCACATGTTCAACCACGGCGCGCGCATCAGCCAGGGGATGCTGGGCCATCAGATCCCCGGGCTCGTCGGCGGCGCGACCAAGCTCGCCGCGGCGCTGTCACGGCGCCTGTTCGAGCGCGACAGCGACGCCCTGCTGGCGGAGTACCTCGCGTACGACGTGCCCGTCGGGGTGCACATCGGCCGCCGCGCGGCAGCGCCTCTTCCCGTGACCTGA